One window of the Alligator mississippiensis isolate rAllMis1 chromosome 5, rAllMis1, whole genome shotgun sequence genome contains the following:
- the ZNF648 gene encoding zinc finger protein 648: protein MTSIECSERPDEEYPCSSLAQGSYDDRKRSMHLPHGNEEEGSEEDEEAEESYSGYFGDGLREDCERLDLVPSSSALGENVPEDLLCKEDEVFYETFTLINANGVAKQLNMKVSLCTQSEEDGEQTGKETPYQKWPSRPMSKGIQHFSRRLPSSGDYVDTVVTLDSDFDPSGDSLSCNGTESIQTYTPRKAEVGAFPGNLGVDSSKPGGSKDLSLKGRRTVKRLPLKATKKLGEVAGSVGALKAAAMRRIRMATQVTGSEADERPYKCVQCGRAFKKSSNLLSHIDTHSGVKPYACELCGKAYSHQGTLQQHRRLHTGERPYKCPFCIKAYTWSSDYRKHIRTHTGEKPYQCLDCEKAFVRSSDLRKHQRNMHSNDKPFPCPDCGKTFNKPLSLLRHQRTHLGEKPFPCPDCGKEFAVASRMVEHQRVHTGERPFSCSVCGKAFTKSSNLFEHQTLHTGQRPFKCSECSMAFAQSSRLIRHQRIHTGERPFSCAQCGQAFARSSTLKRHQQIHSREKTYLCSDCGKAFRHASQLTQHAQVHTGERPYRCPQCSKAFTQSTHLVRHQAKHGIGKGEPFFSNE, encoded by the coding sequence ATGACAAGTATAGAGTGCTCTGAAAGACCAGATGAGGAATACCCTTGCAGCAGTTTGGCTCAGGGATCCTATGACGACAGGAAGAGGAGCATGCACCTGCCACATGGAAATGAGGAGGAAGGTAGTGAGGAAGATGAAGAAGCTGAGGAAAGCTACAGTGGCTATTTCGGGGATGGCTTGCGGGAGGACTGTGAAAGACTAGATCTGGTGCCTAGCAGCTCTGCACTTGGGGAGAACGTGCCAGAGGACCTGTTATGCAAGGAAGATGAAGTCTTCTATGAGACTTTCACGCTCATCAATGCCAATGGCGTGGCCAAGCAGCTGAACATGAAGGTCAGTCTTTGTACCCAGAGTGAGGAGGATGGCGAGCAAACTGGTAAGGAGACACCATACCAGAAGTGGCCTAGCAGGCCAATGAGCAAAGGCATCCAGCACTTCAGCAGGAGGCTGCCAAGCTCTGGAGACTATGTGGACACTGTAGTTACCCTAGACAGTGACTTTGATCCCTCTGGGGACAGCCTGTCTTGCAATGGCACAGAAAGCATTCAGACATACACACCCAGGAAAGCCGAGGTGGGGGCATTCCCAGGAAACCTGGGTGTAGACTCCAGCAAGCCGGGGGGCAGCAAAGACCTTTCCCTGAAAGGCAGGAGAACAGTGAAGCGGCTGCCCCTGAAAGCCACCAAAAAGCTGGGCGAGGTGGCAGGCAGTGTCGGGGCCCTGAAAGCAGCTGCGATGAGGCGGATCCGGATGGCAACCCAAGTGACAGGCAGTGAGGCAGATGAGCGGCCTTACAAGTGTGTGCAGTGTGGGCGGGCCTTTAAGAAATCCAGCAACCTGCTGAGCCACATCGATACCCACAGTGGGGTCAAGCCATATGCCTGCGAGCTGTGTGGCAAGGCCTACTCCCACCAGGGCACACTGCAGCAGCACCGGCGGCTGCACACAGGTGAGCGCCCCTACAAGTGCCCCTTCTGCATCAAGGCCTACACCTGGTCCTCAGACTACCGCAAGCACATCCGCACGCACACAGGCGAGAAGCCCTACCAGTGCCTGGACTGTGAGAAGGCCTTTGTGCGCTCTTCCGACCTGCGCAAGCACCAGCGCAACATGCACAGCAATGAcaagcccttcccctgcccagacTGTGGCAAGACCTTCAACAAGCCACTGTCCCTGCTGCGCCACCAGCGCACCCACCTGGGTGAGAAACCCTTCCCATGCCCCGACTGTGGCAAGGAGTTCGCCGTGGCCAGTCGCATGGTGGAGCACCAGCGGGTCCACACTGGTGAGCGCCCCTTCTCCTGCTCTGTCTGCGGCAAGGCCTTCACCAAGTCCTCCAATCTCTTCGAGCACCAGACGCTGCACACAGGCCAGCGTCCTTTCAAGTGCTCTGAGTGTAGCATGGCCTTCGCCCAGTCCTCCCGCCTCATCCGCCACCAGCGTATCCATACTGGGGAGCGTCCCTTTTCCTGTGCCCAGTGCGGCCAGGCCTTCGCCCGCTCCTCCACTCTCAAGCGGCACCAGCAAATCCATAGCAGGGAGAAAACCTACTTGTGCTCGGACTGTGGCAAGGCCTTCCGGCACGCCTCCCAGCTCACCCAGCATGCGCAGGTGCACACAGGCGAGAGGCCCTACAGATGCCCCCAGTGCAGCAAGGCCTTCACCCAGTCCACCCACCTTGTCCGCCACCAGGCCAAGCATGGCATCGGGAAAGGGGAGCCATTCTTCTCCAATGAATGA